The following DNA comes from Salvelinus namaycush isolate Seneca chromosome 39, SaNama_1.0, whole genome shotgun sequence.
GCAGTTTAGCAAGTGTTCCCTCTCCTACAAAAGTTGTCAATGATTCATTTACTGAAAACCTAAGATGCAAACTAGTTAGTTAATTGATCAGTAACGTGCGTTtaattagctagcaagttagcctagCCAACGTGCCAGTTACCTAAACTGGTTCGTGGAGAACGTTATACCTAAATAAATGACTAGCACACTAGCTAGTCGTTTAATCAGTAAGCAATAATAAAAAGTTAGCTAGCCAAACATGCTATTTCACACCCAGTTGTACAGCACATTTAAAGAAATGTGGGCAATATGCTGAAGCTAGGTATAGTAATTGCAACAAACAAGTACACAAGCGCGCGAATAAAACGTTCGCAATGCTGGTTATAGCGTGCTAAACCGGTGGCGGTGTACCGTTACTAATTAATTGAATCAGCTAGCGTTAGCTGTCAATAACGGGAAAACACACCTTGTGCTGGAAGTGAGCTAACTAACTAAATGTTACCTCCAACGTTGAAAACATATTGTgtggctagttagctaacgttagcagacAATTACCTTTGTTTCCCGTATGTCTTGTTTCCCTCCTTCTGGGTACCACTGCACCCGGACAAAACCCCTTCCCAGAGGTGCCAGGCTGTCCACAACACTGCTCTCGGTGTCCGAGTTACAGGGGAtacagccaccaccaccaccgccgccTCTACCTCCGCCATCTTCGAGGTCCGAGTCTGAATCAAACTCCTCCTCGCCTTGTATCATTCTGACTAGGCCGAACCGGACCAAGTCGCGATACCGACCTGACACCAAATCATGGGAGAAAAGAAGCCGCTGGGAGCCGCCTGCAGAAGGAGAGAGCGCCATGGATGGAGGCTCCGAGCCCGGGCTTACAGCCGGAGAAAGAGCTGCGTCTGTTGCTATTGCGTCCGATGCCACCGGTTCCGCCATCGCTGCAGTTGTCAGGGAATAATgcgagaaagggggagagatggtggagaagaaaaaagaaaaacctGTAACTAGGGAAGTGCACGTGTTTACGTCGGTAGGGCGCGCGCTGCGTAAATGCACTCCGAGAAGAGTCGAGGGTCTGTCAGATTGACAAAGGTGTTTTTTATTTCAGCGTTGGTTTGACTCTGAATAAATGAGTCTGAGACAGCAGACACTTATATCACACCGTTATTATAACACATCTTTCTTTATATTCTAGTCACACAGGCAGGTGTTGCTAGCTACATGATGACACAAATGTATGATGTAATGTGGCCAATTTCGTAGGATTAGGGTCCCCCTTAGGACATAGCCTAACAATAAAGTTAATGAAATATCACATCCATGATCATGGTATTTTTTATTAATATAATTTATTTTAGAAATGCAAACGTAATGAAAAAGAAGACGTAAATTTCATCAACAAGTCTGTAGCCCGGGCTCGAATAGGCGTTCTATGCCAATTTTCGCCACTTGGTGTCAGTGTCGAGTGCTGAAATTGGTTTATTATTGCAGACCATTATTGCATGGTTTCACAGGATTTTGGCATGAAATAACATATTTTATGCAGACCGTGCCTGACACTGTAGTTGTGTTATGTAGGCTAACGTGAGGGGGCATATGGGGACGTTGGTCTTATTTGTCAAGCGCAAAGATGCATGTATTAatctataaaaatgtatataaTGCGAGAAGCCTATTCTATTTTTTGCTAAAGGGATTCCAACAAATACAGACGCTAACTCTGTTCTATACCTGCATTTATCAGGTACCCAAAAAACAACAAGACTAATTTCGTATTGGTCAGCAACGTATTGCCAGCAGGGGATAAACTATACATTAAAACTGAAATAATGATCAACAAACTCTTacatgggggaaaaaaacatgaaCCACAATCTCGAGACAATTGATGTACAATGGAAAAGTTTCCCTTATTTGAGTTACATGACGTTTGGTAAATAGATGAGGGCAACCGATAAGATTCGTAATACAATCACCAGTAGGCCTATTCTATGCAGAAAATTCTGATAGAGTGATATTGATAtcaacatttaaataaaatagcCATTTTACAATTACACACAGCCTATATTCCACTTATATTTGaaattatacactgaacaaaaatataaacgcaatatgtagtgttggtcccatgtttcatgagctgaaatataaggtcccagacattttccatgtgcacaaaaagcttatttctctaaaatgttgtgcacacatttgttcacatccctgtaagtgagcatttctcctttgccaagataatccatccacctgacaggtgtggcatatcaagaagctgattaaacaacatgatcattacacaatgatgtgctggggacaataaaagcccactctaaaatgtgcagttttgtcacacaacacaatgccacagatgtctcaagttttgaaggagctgcaattggcattctgacttcaggaatgtccaccagataaTTGATCATTTAATGTtagtttctctaccataagccacctccagcTTCATTTTAGAGAATATAACAGtaggtccaaccggcctcacgatcacagaccatgtgtatagtgttgtgtaggcgagcggtttgctaatgtcaatgttgtgaacaaagTGAGCCATGggggcggtggggttatggtatgggcaggcataagctacaaacaacaaacacaaatgcattttatcgatggcaatttgaatgcacagagataccgtgacgagatactgaggcccattgtcatgccattcatctgccgccatcaactcgtgtttcagcatgataatgcacggtcaCATGTCGCacggatctgtacacaattcctggaacctgaaaatgtcccagttcttccatagcctacatactcaccagacatgtcacccattgagcatgtttgggatgctctggatcggcaTGTACGACAGCGTTTTCCAGTTTcagacaatatccagcaacttcgcacagccatttaAGAGGATTGGGACTACATTCCACAggctacaatcaacagcctgatcaactctatgagaaAGACTGCAtgcacgctgcatgaggcaaatggtggtcacaccagatactgactggtattCTGATCCACCCTCCTACCTTTAAAAACAAAAaggatctgtgaccaacagatgcatatctgtattctcagtcatgtgaaatccatagattagggcctaaagagtttatttcaattgactgatttccttatatgaactataactcagtaaaatctcaTGCATGTTCATATTTTTGTCCAGTATAGAAGGCCACTGAATTTTTATATGACCTATATGTAAATTGTAATTTATAGATATAAATTAAATAAGTAAAAATATGTGATACCTAGGCTTAGCCAAAAGCCGATCCATTAGTTGCATCTTTACAAGAGGCTAATTCCAAACACAAGTGACGAATATCCCGAATAAATCCGGGTCAATATGTTTATTGTTGACAGGTATTCTCTCAGAATTTGGTCATCCAGCTTGTAGGCTTATGACTAATAGCGCTTACTGCCAACGGTATAAATACACACGGCGCACCACATTAACCTCAGACTTTACGCACAACCCGTCTTCACTTGGATCACTTGAGTGGAGCAGCTATCGAAGAGACAGGCAGCCATTCAATACCCAAGTATAAATTATATTGAAAGTTCAACATTTCTATTTGATTTAAGAGCTTGGAACTTCGATCAGACACCATGTCGACAGTCAGCGCCCTGCCTTTCCTGAAATCTAGCCTCCTAATGCGCCCTCCCATGGGTTCCCACTCCCCCAGGCGCGGGCGTCGCCACACACTCCCGGCCAGCGAGTTCCGTTGCCTCAGCCCGGAGGACGCAATCAGCGTGTTTGAGATCGAGAGAGAGGGTAACAACTTTTAACTTACTAAAATGTAGAACTTGTTTTTACCCCAATACTGGTCGTTTTTCTTTACAACGTTGTACCTAGACATTAAAAGGTATATTGATGTTTTGTGAAAAAATATATGCTTTGTCATTAATTGGACTTGTCAAATGTAGACTACTTAATGATGAGGTGCTTTACGTTTAAAgtttacttttacatttttttatagacTAGGCTAATATATATTTTGGAAATAAATCTTTGGATACCAACCAAATTCATGACAAacaaacagtcagtcagtcatgatGGGATTAATGTCACCAagcatgtaaactcagcaaaaaaagaaacgtcctctcacttttcagcaaacttaacatgtgtaaatatttgtatgaacataacaagattcaacaactgagacataaactgaacaacttccacagacatgtgactaacagaaatggaataataaGTCCCTgtacaaagggggggtcaaaatcaaaagtaacagtcagtatctggtgtggccaccagctgcattaagtactgcagtgcatctcctcctcatggactgcaccagatttgccagttcttgctgtgagatgttaccctactcttccaccaagacacctgcaagttcccggacatttctggggggaatggccttagccctcaccctccgacccaacaggtcccagacgtgctcaaatggattgagatccgggctattCGCTGGccttggcagaacactgacattcctgtcttgcaggaaatcatgcacagaacgagcagtatggctgttagcattgtcatgctggagggtcatgtcaggatgagcctgcaggaagggtaccacatgagggaggaggatgtcttccctgtaacacacagcgttgagattgcctgcaatgacaacaagctcagtccgatgatgctgtgacacaccgccccagaccatgacggacctccacctccaaatcgatcgcgctccagagtacaggtctcggtgtgacgctcattccttcgacgataaacgtgaatccgaccatcacccctggtgacaCAAAACCGCGGCTCAtcagtaaagagcactttttgccagtcctgtctggtccagcgacggtgggtttgtgcccataggcgacgttgttgccggtgatgtctggtgaggacctgccttacaacaggcctacaagccctcagtccagcctctctctgttTATTGCGGACtcttgtttatggttcattgaacaagcatgggaaacagtgttcaaaccctttacaatgaagatttgtgaagttatttggatttttacgaattatctttgaaagacagggtcctgaaaaagggatgtttctttttatGCTAAGTTTAGTTGGAAGTAAGCAAACTGAGATTAGACTAAACAACTATGTGTGTACTTGATCATAGCTTGTGTTGTCTGTCTGCCCTCCTCAGCCTTCATCTCTGTGTCTGGAGAGTGTCCGCTCCACTTGGATGAGGTGTGTCACTTCCTGACGCTGTGCCCTGAGCTGTCTCTGGGCTGGTTTGAGGAGGGACGCCTCGTTGCCTTCATCATAGGATCACTGTGGGACCAGGAGAAACTAGCCATGGTAAGCCCCAAGTCAAAATGTGTTGAATAAGTGGGACATTGTCTTTATTATAATGAATGACTTTTGGTAGCCTACCCAATTAATCAAAAGACAAGCTTTGAGGATGTACTTCCATGTGGTATTTTATCAATAGATAAGTACAATCATTTTTTTTAGCACAAGGACTTCAAGGTTTTTATATAAACCATCTCAAAATAAGAGAATGCAACCAACCTTACATCCACACAACCAAGCTTACATCCACATTAACCAAGCTTACATCCACACAAACCTGTCAATTCAGGGTTCAATAGAGTTGATCATGAAAAAATCTCCATGACAATGATAAATGGTTAGTCGGGTGATCTCACATTGCACTCATGCACTCAAAACTcagccttccctccctcctttttcaGGACGCTCTCACCCTCCACAAGCCCCATGGCTCCACGGTCCACCTCCATGTGCTTGCTGTCCACCGCACCTTCCGGCAGCAAGGCAAGGGCTCCATCCTGATGTGGCGCTACCTGCAGTACCTGCGCTGCCTGCCCTATGTGCGCTGCGCCGTGCTCATGTGCGAAGACTTCCTGGTCCCTTTCTACCAGAAGTCAGGATTTAAAGTTCAGGGCCCCAGCGACATCACCGTGGGGCCCCTGACCTTCATTGAGATGATGTACCCTGTCCGGGGCCACGCGTACATGCGCCGCAACAGTGGTGTTTGAGGGGATACGAACCAAGATGGATGCCTCCTTCAATGGGGGGTGTTTGACCAACCTTCCGTGGCTTGAAGACggctacagtggcaagaaaaagtatgtgaaccctttgaaattacctggacttctgcataaattggttatcaaatttgatctgatcttcatctaagttacaacaatagacacacacagtctgcttaaactaataacacacaaacaattatacgttttcatgtctttattgaaccaTGTAAACATttacagtgcagggtggaaaaagtatgtgaacccatggatttaataactggttgacccttctttggcagcaataacctcaaccaaacgttttctgtagttgcggatcagacctgcacaacggtcaggaggaatgttGGACCAGTCCTCTTTATAAAACTGCTTCAGTGCAGctatattcttgggatgtctggtgtgaaccgctctcgagatcatgccacagcatctcaatcgggttgaggtcaggactctgactgggccactccagaaggcgtattttcttctgttgaagccattttgttgttgatttacttctgtgttttgggttgttgtcctgttgcattacccaacttctgttgagctttaattggcagacagatagccttacattctcctgcaaaatgtcttgatacacttgggaattaatttttccgtcgatgatagcaagctgtccaggctctgaggcagcaaagcagcttcaaaccatgatgctccctccaccatactttacagttgggatgaggttttgatgttggcgtgctgtgcctttttttctctcgacacagtgttgtgttccttccaaacaactcaactttagtttcatctgtcctcagaacattttgccagtagcgctgtggaacatccataTGCtctttgcgaacttcagacgtgcaacAAAAAATTTtggggacagcagtggcttcttctgtgatGTCTTCCCAtcaacaccattcttgtttagtgttttacgtatcgtagacttgtcaaaagagatgttagcatgtcccagagatttctgtaagtctttagctgacactctaggattcttcttaacctcattgagcgttctgcgctgtgctcttgcagtcatctttgcaggacggccacttctagggagagtagcaacagtgctgaactttctccatttatagacaatttgttttaccttggactgatgaacatcaaggttTTTATAGATACTTATGtgaccctttccagctttatgcaagtcaacaattcttaatcttgggtcttctgagatctcttttgttcgaggcatggttcacatcaggcaatgcttcttgtgaatagcaaactcaaatatGGTGAGTGTTTTTTTATaaggcagggcagctctaacatCTCTAATCCCgtctcaatgattgtactccaggttagctgactcctgactccaattagcttttggagaagtcattaacctaggggttcacatactttttccaacctacactgtgaatgtttaaattatgtattcaatatagacaagaaaaatacaataatttgtgagttattagtttaagcagactgtgtttgtctgttgttgtgatttagatgaagatcagatcaaattttgtgaccaatttatgcagaaatccagataattccaaagtgttcacatactttttcttgccattgTATGTAAACAGCTCGGTGAAACTTCGTTCCTAGTCTATTGCACAAAGTTTCTGGGAACGAGATTACGCTTGCTGTGAGTTACATGTGGGATACTAGTGCAGTGGCTCGTAGGTGTTTGTCTGTGCTCACTGTTTTGTGTTGTGGCAGGGTTTGTGTGTCCTACGTGGTGGGTGTTACAGAAGATAGTTGACCCGTAAGAGACcaagcatttaaaaaaatataatttagcagacgctcttatccagagcgacttacagttaatgcattcatcttaaaatagctaggtaggacaaccacatatcacggTAAGTACATTTCTCCTCAACGTAGTCAAAGTCAAAGCTAGTCAAACGTGAGTGTTCGTTCACGAAAGGCTTTTTTTCACCTCAAAGGCTGACATGATCTTTGGGGAAGA
Coding sequences within:
- the LOC120032934 gene encoding serotonin N-acetyltransferase-like — protein: MSTVSALPFLKSSLLMRPPMGSHSPRRGRRHTLPASEFRCLSPEDAISVFEIEREAFISVSGECPLHLDEVCHFLTLCPELSLGWFEEGRLVAFIIGSLWDQEKLAMDALTLHKPHGSTVHLHVLAVHRTFRQQGKGSILMWRYLQYLRCLPYVRCAVLMCEDFLVPFYQKSGFKVQGPSDITVGPLTFIEMMYPVRGHAYMRRNSGV